TAAACATTGGTGCTCTGTGTCTTTAATTATTACTCCGAGCAACGATAAGTAGCGTTTACTAACGCATTCAACGTCGGAATAAGTATGATCTCCAGATTCATCTATGTATATTTTATAGGGCAATGCGGTCTATTTATTTTCCTCTTTCTCTTCGGTTGTTTCTCTAATTAATTTTTTCAATGGCGACTCATTAGGGTCGTCCTTTCGGTCAGCATTCTTTGTTTTTTTGGAATCTGGATATTTTTCTTTTAAGCCAAAATAATTATCGCCAATTAAAACAAAGTTTGCTGTATTCCTTAAAATAGTAAGCCTTGCCTCGTCTTCTGCTTGTTTGGTTTTTCCCAAAGTAAATCCGCCATCCCTAAGGGCTTTAACAATTTCATTCCAATGAGTAGCCTCGTTTTTGAATTCAAGGAATTCTCTCACGGCTGTTGCAAGTGGACGATTGTAGAATTGGTCTGGCTTGATCTTTACTTTTCCGGTTAATGATTCGGTAGATACATCAGGATATGGGATTTCGTTATTTCCCATATCTTTCGCCAAAGCATTAAGCATCTTTTTTGCGTCACTCACTTGGTTAAAAAGGTCTTGCAATTTGTTTTCATATAATTCATACGTAGCCTTTAATACGTCTTTCATATATATCTCCTTTCATGTGGGCGTTGTTTTCATTGCTTAAATATACATTTTGCAATTATAATATGCAAGCACTTTCTGTAATTATTTTAATTCATTGCTATACATATTTTACATTGCCTTGTATAGCAAGACACGTAATATGTGCCGTTATAATTGCCGTTTATGCCGATATATGTTTTGCTATACCAATAAATAGAAAATAGTACTTGACACGTTATGCATATTTGGTTATATTAGGTCAGTGAAAATGGACAGCAAACATACTGAAAAATGCTACTCAGATAGAAATAAAAAACCCGCTACCGATTGCAGTCGATATGCGGGATTAATAAACAAAACGCGAGAACCCTTAAACAGGAAAGGAGGCTATATGAAGATTTATTGGGGCAGGTTAATAAATCCCTTTGAAGGATTTATTAATTGTGCCCGTGATATATCGTAGCACAGCCCGCTGTAAGGCGGGCTTACCGAGTGCGCTAACACTCAATAAGCCCTTAATCAAACGCCTGCGTGAACAAGCGAATGACCCGATTCAATATACGTTCATTGCAGGAAAAAATCAACAATAAACATGGAGCACTGCAATGAACACATTATCCCTCGAAAAGAAAACCTTAATCCTTAATTCCCTTGTTGAAGGAAATTCAATCCGTTCTACGGAACGCCTTACAGGTGTAACCAAAAAAGCTATTACTAAATTGCTTGTTGAAGCCGGAGAGCAAGCAAAAGAAATCCTTGATACTCAATTAGTGAATATTAAATCTAACTTTGTGCAGGTAGATGAAATCTGGACGTATGTAGGGAAAAAACAAAAGCAACTTAGAGAAGGCGATTCAAAAGAATTAGGCGATCAATATGTATTTGTAGCAATGGACGCGGAAACGAAACTTGTTCCGGCTTTCAGGGTAGGAAAAAGAACAATGGACACAACGCGCACATTCATAAGGGATTTGCAGTACAGAATAATCACACGATTTCAACTCTCTACCGATTCATTTAAGCCGTACTTCAATGTTGTAGATGAAATCTTTGGCGAAGATATTGACTATGGGCAGATTCACAAAGAGTATAGAGAAGATAGCAAAGGCGAGAAGCGGTATA
Above is a window of Ignavibacteriales bacterium DNA encoding:
- a CDS encoding IS1 family transposase, with the translated sequence MNTLSLEKKTLILNSLVEGNSIRSTERLTGVTKKAITKLLVEAGEQAKEILDTQLVNIKSNFVQVDEIWTYVGKKQKQLREGDSKELGDQYVFVAMDAETKLVPAFRVGKRTMDTTRTFIRDLQYRIITRFQLSTDSFKPYFNVVDEIFGEDIDYGQIHKEYREDSKGEKRYSPAQIVRVIITPLIGQPVKRNISTSYIERQNLTMRMQMRRFTRLTNAFSKKLWNLECAVALHFYHYNFMRIHSSLRVTPAMQANITHRLWTWNDLLISAQMKKAA